Proteins encoded by one window of Cloeon dipterum chromosome 2, ieCloDipt1.1, whole genome shotgun sequence:
- the LOC135937914 gene encoding uncharacterized protein LOC135937914, with protein sequence MMIRRKWQRVGKTRKFVQVMEVPPWEQDFAHDTIRINPEEEKLKRTAEAIRLRQAGFVRRTKTPNLVINHELLKGKVIYVDSQLVKSENKENFLSRKEITEGIVSQLEKMGATISSSLTKNVNYILFMNGRYSTYQFSQKHSIPMVSSGWIEDCKKQNAIASHVEFAAHVPDNFRNPLAPRKYKRTYTVDHLEMLSEKRKKRQKTADASKKPTNERTVNSKKTEKTDAKKALIKEKEKSSATSVPRKIGRPKRERKEEKKEETVAPPAMKIPARRPRTRSITKADAECESLPPSAFKPRPKYIAVTGLNAEQHALVTKAVETLKASYLFSSAANQKATHLVWGGGRTNDMLKGIAYGCRIVSFSWIEESIKNGAWVPIGQQFVPEQYAYIDCLSRLWERCAIRFRDKKEGTYFLKDLLRRQFVPRILTRPIPTEILEAITGVNI encoded by the exons ATGATGATAAGACGCAAATGGCAGCGTGTTGGAAAGACCAGGAAGTTCGTTCAGGTGATGGAAGTGCCTCCTTGGGAGCAGGATTTTGCTCACGATACCATTCGCATCAACCCTGAGGAGGAGAAGCTGAAGAGAACGGCCGAGGCGATCCGACTCAGGCAGGCAGGGTTCGTCAGGAGGACCAAGACGCCCAACCTGGTTATTAACCATGAGCTTCTCAAAG GAAAAGTGATTTACGTTGACAGTCAGCTCGTTAAAAGTgagaacaaagaaaattttctcagtCGGAAGGAGATAACAGAAGGCATCGTGAGTCAGTTGGAGAAAATGGGAGCAACAATTAGCAGctccttgacaaaaaat GTGAATTACATTCTCTTTATGAATGGGAGGTACAGCACGTATCAGTTTTCTCAAAAGCATTCCATCCCCATGGTGTCGAGCGGGTGGATCGAGGATTGTAAGAAGCAAAACGCCATCGCCTCCCATGTGGAATTCGCGGCCCATGTTCCTGACAACTTCCGCAACCCGTTGGCACCAAGGAAGTACAAG AGAACTTACACTGTCGATCATTTGGAGATGTTGAGTgagaagaggaaaaagagaCAAAAGACTGCTGATGCTTCCAAAAAGCCTACCAACGAAAGAACTGTTAACTCTAAGAAG actgaAAAGACTGATGCCAAGAAAGCCTTaatcaaagaaaaagaaaagtccTCCGCGACCAGCGTCCCTAGGAAAATAGGCAGaccaaagagagagagaaaggaagagaaaaaagaagagACTGTCGCTCCCCCGGCAATGAAAATCCCAGCACGAAGGCCTCGTACCAGAAG CATAACCAAGGCAGACGCTGAATGTGAGAGTCTGCCGCCATCCGCATTCAAACCGCGCCCCAAGTACATCGCCGTCACTGGCTTGAACGCTGAGCAGCATGCCCTGGTGACCAAAGCAGTCGAGACGCTGAAGGCCAGCTACCTCTTCAGCAGCGCGGCCAACCAGAAAGCAACCCATCTCGTCTGGGGCGGAGGCAGGACCAACGACATGCTCAAGGGAATCGCCTATGGTTGCAGGATTGTTTCCTTTAGCTGG ATAGAAGAGTCTATCAAAAATGGTGCTTGGGTACCAATCGGCCAGCAGTTCGTTCCTGAGCAGTACGCCTACATTGACTGCTTGAGTAGACTTTGGGAACGCTGCGCGATTCGGTTCCGGGATAAAAAAGAGGGAACATATTTCCTGAAAGACCTCTTGCGAAGGCAATTTGTGCCTCGAATTTTGACACGTCCTATACCAACTGAGATATTAGAGGCCATTACCGGAGTCAATATTTAA
- the LOC135937278 gene encoding 3'-5' exoribonuclease 1-like, with product MATCIEEPALNGGTQNANFKGDPFASRMDHKKVARINHDINNLNLQEVKLRLQHRGSDAQGSVEVLRKRLKNLMVPINKLDNRSQMQYYVVIDFEATCEEEKNNNYPHEIIEFPALLIDTKKREIVDQFHMYCKPEVNPTLSEFCTKLTGISQEHVDSAEPFGVVVSKFHDWLLSHKLVGNKRKTNFAFVTDGPSDFSKFFIGNCKLANVHLPPYCRKYINIQRAFMAHYRCKKPSLNGMLEHLALKFEGRPHAGIDDAKNIARILLVLISEQAVLLPNERYSASGNVYHI from the exons ATGGCTACCTGTATCGAAGAACCAGCTTTAAACGGGGGCACACAAAAT GCCAACTTCAAAGGTGATCCCTTTGCAAGTCGAATGGACCATAAAAAGGTAGCCAGAATCAACCACGAcatcaacaatttaaatctgcAAGAGGTAAAGCTGCGACTCCAACATCGAGGGAGTGATGCCCAAGGGTCTGTGGAGGTTTTGCGAAAGAGGCTGAAAAATCTGATGGTGCCAATCAACAAACTAGACAATCGAAGCCAGATGCAGTACTACGTCGTCATCGACTTCGAAGCCACTTGTGAGGAAGAGAAAAACAACAACTAccc gCACGAGATAATCGAATTTCCAGCTTTGTTAATTGACACAAAGAAGAGAGAAATTGTGGATCAGTTCCACATGTACTGCAAGCCTGAAGTAAATCCTACGCTTTCGGAATTTTGTACAAAACTAACGGGTATTAGTCAg gaGCATGTCGACTCGGCCGAACCGTTTGGTGTGGTGGTATCCAAATTTCACGATTGGCTTTTAAGTCACAAACTAGTCGGAAACAAAAGAAAGACCAATTTCGCTTTTGTGACAGATGGACCAAGTGACTTTTCGAAATTCTTCATAGGAAATTGCAAg ttggcAAATGTTCATTTACCGCCTTATTGCCGCAAGTACATAAACATTCAGAGGGCCTTTATGGCCCACTACAGGTGCAAGAAG CCCTCTCTGAATGGAATGCTGGAGCACCTGGCGTTGAAGTTTGAGGGTCGTCCGCACGCTGGAATCGACGATGCTAAAAACATAGCCAGAATCCTGTTGGTGCTAATCAGTGAGCAGGCTGTTCTCTTACCAAATGAACGATACAGTGCTTCTGGAAACGTTTATCACATTTGa
- the LOC135937913 gene encoding uncharacterized protein LOC135937913, with protein sequence MMIRRKWQRVGKTRKFVQVMEVPPWEQDFAHDTIRINPEEEKLKRTAEAIRLRQAGFVRRTKTPNLVINHELLKGKVIYVDSQLVKSEHKEKFLNRKEITEGIVSQLEKMGSTISSSLTKKVNYILFMNGRYSTYQFSQKHSIPMVSSGWIEECKKQNAIASHVKFAAHVPDNFRNPVAPRKYKRTYTVDHLEMLSEKRKKRQKTADDSKKPTNERTVNSKKTEKTDAKKPLTKEKEKSSATSVPRKRGRPKKERKEETKKERKEEKREEAVAPPAMKIPARRPRTRSITQADAECESLPPSAYRPIPKYIAVAGLNAEQHALVTKAVETLKASYLFSGAANEKATHLVWGGGRTVNLLKGIAYGCRIVSFRWIEESIKNGAWLPVCDKFVPKQYAEIDCEIQRQRNRYGALFRCQLLQAMGPIYVNAGVKSCKPEDMKTLVRLCGGTLVHNLQDAKLVLGPPPDKLVLSTTTYVKEQWLYAVICNYRVLPLKPFFYEPNQA encoded by the exons ATGATGATAAGACGCAAATGGCAGCGTGTTGGAAAGACCAGGAAGTTCGTTCAGGTGATGGAAGTGCCTCCTTGGGAGCAGGATTTTGCTCACGATACCATTCGCATCAACCCTGAGGAGGAGAAGCTGAAGAGAACGGCCGAGGCGATCCGACTCAGGCAGGCAGGGTTCGTCAGGAGGACCAAGACGCCCAACCTGGTTATTAACCATGAGCTTCTCAAAG GAAAAGTGATTTACGTCGACAGTCAGCTCGTTAAAAGTGAGCACAAAGAAAAGTTTCTCAATCGGAAGGAGATAACAGAAGGCATCGTGAGTCAGTTAGAGAAAATGGGATCAACAATAAGCAgctccttgacaaaaaaa GTGAATTACATTCTCTTTATGAATGGGAGGTACAGCACGTATCAGTTTTCTCAAAAGCATTCCATCCCCATGGTGTCGAGCGGGTGGATCGAGGAGTGTAAGAAGCAAAACGCCATCGCCTCCCATGTCAAATTCGCGGCCCATGTTCCTGACAACTTCCGCAACCCTGTAGCACCAAGGAAGTACAAG AGAACTTACACTGTCGATCATTTGGAGATGTTGAGTgagaagaggaaaaagagaCAGAAGACTGCTGATGATTCCAAAAAGCCTACCAACGAAAGAACTGTTAACTCTAAGAAG ACTGAAAAGACTGATGCCAAGAAACCCTTAACCAAAGAAAAAGAGAAGTCCTCCGCGACCAGCGTCCCTAGGAAAAGAGGCAGACCAAAGAAGGAGAGAAAGGAAGAaacaaagaaagagagaaaggaaGAGAAAAGAGAAGAGGCTGTCGCTCCTCCGGCAATGAAAATCCCAGCACGAAGGCCTCGTACCAGAAG CATAACCCAGGCAGACGCTGAATGTGAGAGTCTGCCGCCATCCGCATACAGGCCGATCCCCAAGTATATCGCCGTCGCTGGCTTGAACGCTGAGCAGCATGCCCTGGTGACCAAAGCAGTCGAGACTCTGAAGGCCAGCTACCTCTTCAGCGGTGCGGCCAACGAGAAAGCAACCCATCTCGTCTGGGGCGGAGGCAGGACCGTCAACCTGCTCAAGGGAATCGCCTATGGCTGCAGGATTGTTTCTTTTAGATGG ATAGAAGAGTCTATCAAAAATGGTGCTTGGTTACCAGTCTGCGATAAGTTCGTTCCCAAGCAGTACGCTGAGATTGACTGC gaAATCCAGCGGCAGCGGAATCGTTACGGCGCGCTATTCCGGTGTCAACTGCTGCAGGCGATGGGCCCGATCTACGTAAACGCAGGCGTGAAAAGCTGCAAACCTGAAGACATGAAGACTCTAGTTAGACTGTGCGGCGGCACCCTGGTGCACAACCTGCAGGACGCGAAGCTGGTGCTGGGTCCGCCTCCGGACAAGCTGGTGCTGTCCACCACTACCTACGTGAAGGAGCAGTGGCTCTACGCGGTCATCTGCAACTACAGAGTGCTGCCTCTCAAGCCGTTCTTCTACGAGCCGAACCAGGCGTGA
- the LOC135937915 gene encoding uncharacterized protein LOC135937915 — MMIRRKWQRVGKTRKFVQVMEVPPWEQDFAHDTIRINPEEEKLKRTAEAIRLRQAGFVRRTKTPNLVINHELLKGKVIYVDSQLLKSENKENFLSRKEITEGIVSQLEKMGATISSSLTKNVNYILFMNGRYSTYQFSQKHSIPMVSSGWIEDCKKQNAIASHVEFAAHVPDNFRNPLAPRKYKRTYTVDHLEMLSEKRKKRQKTADASNKPTNERTVNSKKTEKTDAKKPLIKEKEKSSATSVPRKISRPKRERKEEKKEETVAPPAMKIPARRPRTRSITKAEAECESLPPSAFKPRPKYIAVTGLNAEQHALVTKAVETLKASYLFSSAANKKATHLVWGGGRTNDMLKGIAYGCRIVSFSWIEESIKNGAWVPIGQQFVPKQYAYIDCLSRLWERCAIPFRDTKEGTYFLKDILRRQFVPRILTRPIPTEILEAITGVNI, encoded by the exons ATGATGATAAGACGCAAATGGCAGCGTGTTGGAAAGACCAGGAAGTTCGTTCAGGTGATGGAAGTGCCTCCTTGGGAGCAGGATTTTGCTCACGATACCATTCGCATCAACCCTGAGGAGGAGAAGCTGAAGAGAACGGCCGAGGCGATCCGACTCAGGCAGGCAGGGTTCGTCAGGAGGACCAAGACGCCCAACCTGGTTATTAACCATGAGCTTCTCAAAG GAAAAGTGATTTACGTTGACAGTCAGCTCCTTAAAAGTgagaacaaagaaaattttctcagtCGGAAGGAGATAACAGAAGGCATCGTGAGTCAGTTGGAGAAAATGGGAGCAACAATTAGCAGctccttgacaaaaaat GTGAATTACATTCTCTTTATGAATGGGAGGTACAGCACGTATCAGTTTTCTCAAAAGCATTCCATCCCCATGGTGTCGAGCGGGTGGATCGAGGATTGTAAGAAGCAAAACGCCATCGCCTCCCATGTGGAATTCGCGGCCCATGTTCCTGACAACTTCCGCAACCCGTTGGCACCAAGGAAGTACAAG AGAACTTACACTGTCGATCATTTGGAGATGTTGAGTgagaagaggaaaaagagaCAAAAGACTGCTGATGCTTCCAACAAGCCTACCAACGAAAGAACTGTTAACTCTAAGAAG ACTGAAAAGACTGATGCCAAGAAACCCTTaatcaaagaaaaagaaaagtccTCCGCGACCAGCGTCCCTAGGAAAATAAGCAGaccaaagagagagagaaaggaagagaaaaaagaagagACTGTCGCTCCCCCGGCAATGAAAATCCCAGCACGAAGGCCTCGTACCAGAAG CATAACCAAGGCAGAAGCTGAATGTGAGAGTCTGCCGCCATCCGCATTCAAGCCGCGCCCCAAGTACATCGCCGTCACTGGCTTGAACGCTGAGCAGCATGCCTTGGTGACCAAAGCAGTCGAGACGCTGAAGGCCAGCTACCTCTTCAGCAGCGCGGCCAACAAGAAAGCAACCCATCTCGTCTGGGGCGGAGGCAGGACCAACGACATGCTCAAGGGAATCGCCTATGGCTGCAGGATTGTTTCCTTTAGCTGG ATAGAAGAGTCTATCAAAAATGGTGCTTGGGTACCAATCGGCCAGCAGTTCGTTCCTAAGCAGTACGCCTATATTGACTGCTTGAGTAGACTTTGGGAACGCTGCGCGATTCCGTTCCGGGATACAAAAGAGGGAACATATTTCCTGAAAGACATCTTGCGAAGGCAATTTGTGCCTCGAATTTTGACACGTCCTATTCCGACTGAGATATTAGAGGCCATTACCGGAGTCAATATTTAA
- the cv-c gene encoding rho GTPase-activating protein 7, which translates to MDDSRCELRKMDNFTEMETNNNDVSGRNDPYLEIELYLKKVTDEIGAVFDQWQREAALKQQYPDVIKPDPKDSCDNGLTLTEVQEEEEKKQPLASSPPLVKIPPKVPPKRPNLLLPDLLQQQQQKDNCTATSSPANTPTSPLLQPREVDTFLKKVQTTILGDNLSSDAGTQTPLSRSSSVAWLSSSHSSLGGGSAGADSTSPFSSSEETFLSSHGANETAADTSSPERESCDSNSGNGSAGDLLEGWGSSLPPIAKRDGIPSWKSTASDIDSRVKKRQKIETCQLLHSPSSISSLTGSALCPKMGAKSSSAPVLRKDADQDGQDGADDEENQRNYPQMRSHSEQHVCEIEAAEACRWMRAAGFPQYAQMYVDNQFPVELQAVQKDHPFLDRDALRALFRRLQALNKCARLHRSDAGPAAAINTHQHDNYERGDDTLTGADSDEEVECALSDNWMFLHQSRRWSRILPLNEPASSQHRPAPLADDEAELPECDTQVSGADADDLSDPTGIQMPLQRQHSSSLPPDKFKTTSSEMETALVPSNLNRVNSEKLRERTKAFLRRVESVTSRRQKSKVGCKNDDIPIIGAPQVVDVDGMQERMKVLNCVDLNSPEALEAASQKPNAGPYTNANNNLLFPEKEDLGAHSDSECIDRSSAWMDTEDKKEDEPEGKKKKKDAKRAKKLQTKDQRSATLNLDTKIKSNKNKLKHGKSDNGGLADVSPEREESRTSFYEQFRRSAFSKRHKELSKGSSEGSIHEEDPFPSPSKKSVTRWHCFGRSSAMRRPSFVMNVEETEQTRRGFPLASLSCGQLIVLRQVAMLKLTGLMETHSPSLRSTGFSWELPKFMRKTGKSTVPKEGAVFGVSLHDLVQTTGQALPQAIQTAIQHLSLHALDRQGIFRRPGVKSRIQKLRQHLTELAADEPLEFALGEQQDYDVADMVKQFFRDLPETLMTTKLSDTCIAIFQHVPQRNRYEAMKWVMMLLPDHHREVLQLLLSFLGLVASHSRSNQMTASNLAVCFAPSLFYHSSAPLTPTTSIDLSGGSTGGSGSGGGELSRGGSPRARGSKRAKLGSGSPDARELAESRAGHDCLHFLINNHEELVHVNQELFNSCHFTSMEESVPLPLDQLGADLGQDWRAYMQSCINGMHKELKERSRGWVSVNCHHPQVELSHKKVDDGHPLRLWKVSTEVEAPPAELLNRILRERIMWDPHFATSRVLAKFEPQSEVFQYATYSMLPLPHRDYCVIRTWKSDLPRGGCVLVETSVEFGQSKEPLLPGCVRGIVLASRYLIEHCGSGRSKIIHLSRIDTKGRGLEWYNKCYGQMSALQLSRIRSSFTQYLTAEGPESKV; encoded by the exons GACGAAATTGGTGCTGTATTTGACCAATGGCAGAGAGAAGCCGCCCTGAAGCAGCAATACCCTGACGTGATCAAGCCCGACCCCAAAGACAGCTGCGACAATGGACTCACCCTGACGGAAGtgcaggaggaggaggagaagaaGCAGCCCCTTGCGAGCAGTCCGCCGCTGGTTAAGATTCCGCCAAAGGTGCCGCCGAAGAGGCCCAACCTGCTGCTCCCTGACCTGctgcaacaacagcagcaaaaGGATAACTGCACCGCAACCTCTTCGCCGGCAAACACGCCAACCTCGCCCTTGCTG CAACCGAGAGAGGTGGACACATTCTTGAAGAAGGTACAAACGACGATTCTCGGGGACAACCTGTCGTCAGACGCGGGCACCCAGACGCCGCTGTCCCGCAGCTCGAGCGTGGCGTGGCTGAGCAGCAGTCATAGCAGCCTCGGTGGTGGTAGTGCCGGCGCCGACAGCACCTCCCCTTTCTCCAGCAGCGAGGAGACGTTCCTCTCGTCACACGGCGCCAATG aGACAGCAGCTGACACGTCCAGTCCTGAACGCGAGAGCTGCGACAGCAACAGCGGAAATGGCAGTGCCGGCGACCTGCTCGAGGGCTGGGGGTCCAGTCTGCCCCCTATTGCCAAACGGGATGGCATCCCCTCTTGGAAGAGCACGGCCAGCGACATCGACTCCAGGGTCAAGAAAAGACAGAAAATTGAG ACGTGCCAGTTGTTACACAGTCCGAGCTCGATATCGTCGCTGACCGGCTCTGCGTTGTGTCCCAAGATGGGCGCCAAGTCGTCGTCGGCGCCCGTCCTGAGGAAGGACGCGGACCAAGACGGTCAGGACGGGGCCGACGACGAAGAGAACCAACgg aactaTCCTCAAATGCGGTCGCATTCGGAGCAGCACGTATGCG AAATCGAGGCGGCGGAGGCCTGCCGGTGGATGAGGGCAGCCGGCTTCCCGCAGTACGCGCAGATGTACGTTGACAACCAGTTCCCGGTGGAACTGCAAGCCGTGCAGAAGGACCATCCGTTCCTGGACCGCGACGCCCTGCGAGCCCTTTTTCGCCGTTTGCAAGCGCTCAACAAGTGCGCCCGCCTGCACCGCAGCGACGCAGGCCCCGCGGCGGCCATCAACACCCATCAGCACGACAACTACGAG AGAGGAGACGACACGCtgaccggcgccgactcggaCGAAGAGGTCGAATGTGCCTTGAGTGATAATTGGATGTTTCTGCATCAGTCGCGCCGCTGGTCGCGAATTTTACCCCTCAACGAGCCGGCGTCGTCCCAGCACAGACCGGCGCCTCTGGCAG ACGACGAAGCCGAACTTCCCGAATGTGATACTCAGGTCAGCGGTGCGGACGCGGACGACCTTTCCGATCCGACTGGAATCCAGATGCCTTTGCAGAGACAGCACAGCAGCAGTTTGCCACCAG ataaatttaaaacgacgTCTTCGGAGATGGAAACGGCATTAGTCCCATCAAATCTCAACCGAGTCAACAGTGAAAAGCTGAGAGAAAGAACCAAAGCGTTTCTCCGCAGAGTCGAGAGTGTGACGTCGAGGAGACAGAAGTCCAAGGTCGGCTGCAAGAATGACGACATTCCCATAATCGGAGCCCctcag GTGGTTGACGTGGATGGCATGCAAGAGAGGATGAAAGTGCTGAACTGCGTGGATCTGAACTCGCCAGAAGCCTTGGAGGCTGCCTCCCAAAAACCTAACGCCGGTCCCTACACCAACGCCAACAACAACTTGTTGTTTCCGGAAAAAGAAGACCTCGGTGCCCACTCGGACTCGGAGTGCATCGATCGCAGTTCGGCCTGGATGGACACCGAGGATAAAAAG GAGGACGAGCCGGAGgggaagaaaaagaaaaaggacGCAAAGAGGGCGAAGAAGCTGCAAACCAAGGACCAGAGGTCCGCCACCTTGAACCTGGACACAAAGATTAAATCTAACAAGAACAAGTTAAAACACG GTAAATCCGACAATGGCGGCCTTGCTGATGTAAGTCCCGAAAGAGAAGAGTCGAGGACGTCGTTTTACGAACAATTCCGCCGAAGTGCCTTCTCTAAGAGGCACAAGGAACTGTCCAAGGGCAGCTCGGAGGGATCCATTCACGAAGAGGATCCGTTTCCCTCGCCCTCGAAAAA gtcTGTCACGCGGTGGCACTGTTTCGGCCGCAGCAGCGCGATGCGGCGCCCGTCGTTCGTTATGAACGTGGAGGAAACAGAGCAAACGCGACGGGGGTTTCCGCTGGCCTCGCTCTCCTGCGGCCAGCTGATCGTGCTGCGCCAGGTGGCCATGCTCAAGCTCACTGGCCTCATGGAGACGCACTCGCCCTCGCTCAGGTCCACCGGCTTCAGCTGGGAGCTGCCCAAGTTCATGAGAAAGACAGGGAAATCAACCGTTCCAAAAG AAGGTGCTGTTTTCGGTGTGTCTCTTCACGATCTTGTTCAAACAACCGGGCAGGCGCTGCCGCAAGCCATCCAGACGGCCATCCAGCATCTCTCGCTACACGCGCTGGACCGTCAGGGAATTTTCAGGCGGCCTGGAGTCAAGAGCAGAATTCAGAAGCTCAGGCAGCACCTCACCGAATTGG CGGCTGACGAGCCGTTGGAGTTTGCGTTGGGGGAACAGCAGGACTACGACGTCGCGGATATGGTCAAGCAGTTCTTCAGGGACCTGCCTGAGACTTTGATGACCACCAAGCTGAGCGACACTTGTATCGCTATTTTCCAAC ATGTCCCGCAGCGCAACCGGTACGAGGCGATGAAGTGGGTCATGATGCTGCTTCCGGACCACCACCGCGAGGTGCTGCAGCTTTTGCTCTCGTTCCTGGGCCTGGTGGCGTCGCACTCGCGCTCCAACCAGATGACGGCGAGCAACCTGGCCGTGTGCTTCGCCCCGTCCTTGTTCTACCACTCGTCGGCGCCCTTGACGCCCACCACCTCCATCGACCTGTCCGGAGGCAGCACCGGGGGCAGTGGaagtggcggcggcgagttAAGCCGAGGGGGCAGTCCGCGGGCGCGCGGCTCCAAGCGCGCCAAGCTGGGCAGCGGCTCGCCGGACGCGCGGGAGCTGGCCGAGAGCCGTGCCGGACACGACTGCCTCCACTTTCTGATCAACAACCACGAAGAACTGGTGCACGTGAACCAGGAACTGTTCAACAGTTGCCACTTCACCTCCATGGAGGAGAGCGTGCCGCTCCCCCTCGACCAGCTCGGCGCCGACCTCGGACAGGACTGGCGCGCGTACATGCAGTCCTGCATCAATGGCATGCACAAGGAGCTCAAGGAGCGCTCCAGGGGATGGGTCTCCGTCAACTGCCACCATCCGCAG GTGGAATTAAGCCACAAAAAGGTGGACGACGGGCACCCTCTGCGGCTGTGGAAGGTGTCAACGGAGGTGGAGGCGCCACCTGCCGAGCTGCTCAACCGCATCCTTCGCGAGCGGATCATGTGGGACCCGCATTTCGCCACAAGCAGGGTGCTCGCCAAGTTTGAACCGCAGTCCGAAGTCTTCCAGTACGCCACCTACTCAATGTTGCCTCTCCCTCACAGAGACTACTGCGTTATCAG GACCTGGAAAAGTGATTTGCCCAGGGGTGGCTGTGTTTTGGTAGAAACCTCCGTGGAGTTCGGACAAAGCAAGGAACCCTTGTTGCCAGGCTGCGTCAGGGGCATCGTCCTCGCGTCCAGGTATCTAATTGAGCACTGTGGTTCCGGCAGGTCCAAAATCATCCATCTCTCCAGGATCGACACCAA GGGTCGGGGCTTGGAGTGGTACAACAAGTGCTACGGACAAATGAGCGCCCTGCAGCTGTCCAGGATCAGGTCATCGTTCACGCAGTACCTGACCGCTGAAGGCCCCGAAAGTAAGGTCTGA